A genomic region of Caldicellulosiruptor acetigenus contains the following coding sequences:
- the gatC gene encoding Asp-tRNA(Asn)/Glu-tRNA(Gln) amidotransferase subunit GatC: MITRDDVEYVANLARLTLTEEEIEKMTKELGAIIEFANKLSDLDTKDVEPTAHVLNLYNVFRSDEVKPSYPREKILQNAPSHDDVCIKVPKIVE; the protein is encoded by the coding sequence ATGATTACAAGAGATGATGTTGAATATGTTGCAAACCTTGCAAGGCTGACATTAACTGAAGAAGAAATAGAGAAGATGACAAAAGAGCTTGGGGCTATAATCGAGTTTGCAAATAAGCTATCTGACCTTGACACAAAGGATGTTGAACCAACCGCACATGTTCTTAACCTTTACAATGTGTTTAGAAGCGATGAGGTAAAACCTTCGTATCCGCGCGAAAAGATTTTACAAAACGCTCCTTCCCACGACGATGTTTGTATAAAAGTTCCGAAAATTGTGGAATAA
- a CDS encoding ATP-binding cassette domain-containing protein, whose protein sequence is MSIPLYIATELTKKFGNKTVIDKLSFKIYQNEFVYLRGANGVGKTTLLNIIAKLDNIWDGELKFKDISLKKIKLHNYPISYMPDEPIFYEGLTVKEHLNFIASMYGFKSEDAREITSIYVNVFKLKEYLNYLPSQLSRGNKQKVMLCCALLKDFEVLIADEPFNFLDSDSIKSLTEILSIIKRSGKTIILTSHEVEYIKSLIDREIQLKRRVE, encoded by the coding sequence ATGTCTATTCCACTTTATATTGCCACTGAACTAACAAAAAAATTTGGAAATAAAACAGTTATAGATAAACTGAGTTTTAAAATATATCAAAATGAATTTGTTTATTTAAGAGGAGCAAATGGAGTAGGGAAGACTACACTACTAAATATTATTGCAAAGTTAGATAATATATGGGATGGTGAGTTAAAGTTTAAAGACATAAGCTTAAAAAAAATAAAATTACATAATTATCCAATTAGTTATATGCCTGATGAGCCTATTTTTTACGAGGGTTTGACAGTAAAAGAGCATTTGAACTTTATAGCCTCAATGTATGGTTTTAAAAGCGAGGATGCAAGAGAAATTACAAGTATTTATGTTAATGTGTTTAAATTAAAAGAATATTTAAATTACTTGCCTTCTCAACTTTCGAGGGGTAATAAGCAAAAGGTAATGTTATGTTGTGCTTTACTAAAAGATTTTGAAGTATTAATAGCTGACGAGCCATTTAATTTTTTAGATTCTGATTCTATTAAATCCTTAACCGAGATATTATCCATAATAAAAAGGAGTGGAAAAACTATAATATTAACTTCGCACGAAGTTGAATATATAAAGAGTTTAATAGACAGAGAGATTCAACTTAAAAGGAGAGTAGAATAA
- the gatA gene encoding Asp-tRNA(Asn)/Glu-tRNA(Gln) amidotransferase subunit GatA, producing MLYKLTAHEAIELIKKKEVKCQEVVESVLERIKQVEDKVKSYITITEEQALENAKKIDEKIAKGEQVGSLYGLPIALKDNLCTDGIKTTCASKILYNFVPPYDATVVKKLKENDMTLLGKLNMDEFAMGSSTENSAFHTTRNPWDLERVPGGSSGGSAAAVAADEAFFTLGSDTGGSIRQPASLCGVVGMKPTYGRVSRFGLVAFASSLDQIGPLTKDVEDCAIAMNIICGHDPYDATSAPIEVPDFTKALKNDVKGLKIGVPREYMEKGVNDEVKKAVEKALELLKSLGAQYEEFSIPIVEYALPTYYIIASSEASSNLARYDGIKYGYRTQNYDDLIDLYKKTRSEGFGAEVKRRIMLGTYALSAGYYDAYYKKGLQVRTLIKRAFDEAFQKYDVIITPTSPTTAFKIGERVSNPLEMYMSDICTVPVNIAGLPAISIPCGFDSKGLPIGLQIIGKAFDEQTILRVAYTYEQNSGYRNLKPKNL from the coding sequence ATGCTCTACAAACTGACTGCACATGAAGCAATTGAACTTATAAAGAAAAAAGAAGTAAAATGCCAAGAGGTTGTTGAAAGTGTTCTTGAGAGAATTAAACAGGTTGAAGATAAGGTAAAGTCGTATATAACAATCACAGAAGAACAGGCTTTAGAAAATGCGAAAAAGATTGATGAGAAAATTGCCAAGGGTGAACAGGTTGGAAGCTTATATGGGCTTCCAATTGCTCTCAAAGACAACCTGTGTACAGATGGAATTAAGACAACTTGTGCCTCAAAAATCCTTTACAACTTTGTTCCACCTTACGATGCAACTGTTGTAAAAAAGCTAAAAGAAAATGACATGACACTTTTGGGCAAGCTCAATATGGACGAGTTTGCAATGGGCTCATCAACAGAAAACTCTGCTTTCCACACAACAAGAAACCCGTGGGATTTGGAAAGAGTGCCAGGTGGCTCAAGCGGTGGGTCTGCTGCGGCTGTTGCGGCAGATGAAGCATTTTTCACCCTTGGTTCTGACACAGGTGGGTCTATCAGACAGCCAGCTTCACTTTGTGGAGTTGTTGGTATGAAGCCAACCTATGGAAGGGTTTCGCGATTTGGACTTGTTGCATTTGCGTCCTCTCTTGACCAGATAGGACCTTTGACGAAAGATGTTGAGGACTGTGCAATTGCAATGAACATCATATGCGGACATGACCCATATGATGCAACATCAGCACCAATTGAGGTTCCTGACTTTACAAAGGCGCTTAAAAACGATGTAAAAGGGCTCAAGATAGGAGTTCCAAGAGAATATATGGAAAAAGGAGTAAACGATGAGGTAAAAAAAGCTGTTGAGAAAGCACTTGAGCTTTTAAAATCTCTTGGTGCACAGTACGAAGAGTTTTCAATACCAATTGTGGAGTATGCTCTTCCAACTTACTATATTATTGCTTCATCTGAGGCAAGCTCAAACTTGGCAAGATATGATGGAATCAAATATGGATATCGAACACAAAACTATGACGACCTAATTGATTTATACAAAAAGACAAGGTCAGAGGGATTTGGCGCAGAGGTAAAAAGAAGGATTATGCTTGGGACATATGCGCTTTCTGCTGGATACTATGATGCATACTACAAAAAAGGATTGCAGGTAAGGACATTGATTAAGCGGGCATTTGATGAAGCTTTCCAGAAATATGATGTAATAATTACTCCTACAAGCCCAACAACAGCATTTAAAATAGGTGAAAGAGTTTCAAACCCGCTTGAGATGTATATGTCGGATATATGCACAGTGCCAGTTAACATTGCAGGGCTTCCTGCAATATCTATTCCGTGCGGTTTTGACAGCAAAGGCCTTCCAATAGGTCTTCAGATTATAGGCAAGGCGTTTGATGAACAGACGATATTGAGAGTTGCATATACCTATGAACAAAACAGTGGCTATAGGAATTTGAAACCTAAAAATCTGTAG
- a CDS encoding radical SAM/SPASM domain-containing protein, with product MYPILKDNCILVKQKGDSLLHCFNSMGITTELINKTAAEILELCDGSKTLSEISDIIAKKYNESHDKVNNIVKNFIDVCIEKGYVEIKGEKIDKSCQKAKGSFDLYVPSLVTLEVTKRCNFECLHCYNQVDISHKELTLDEINDIFGLLSEYGVMKLIITGGEPTLRKDLTKIIEKASRKFKLVTVISNGYFITDDFVNNIGEYKNVIFQISIDGLEETHDLIRGKKDSFKRALEAINRLNKKNIYTVVACTINQLNFSELALLTEVVKKSGAKQIRFGILMYLGKAKENQYLFPKMPLENIIKIVNNLKKKYQDENFFVGDADFKTDTLASQNNCGAGYQLLYIDSEGNVFPCPSFRYYLGNVRTDSLYNILSSSKLDVLKNLESPGSALCSECRNSVYCHSCSGVAYSLDFYKCRWKEQLRTN from the coding sequence ATGTATCCTATATTGAAGGACAATTGTATACTTGTTAAACAAAAGGGAGACTCATTATTACATTGCTTTAATAGCATGGGAATTACTACAGAATTAATAAACAAAACTGCTGCCGAAATTTTGGAATTATGCGATGGATCTAAAACGCTTTCTGAAATTTCAGATATTATAGCAAAAAAGTATAATGAATCACATGACAAGGTAAACAATATTGTAAAGAATTTCATAGATGTATGTATTGAAAAAGGCTATGTTGAAATAAAAGGAGAAAAAATTGATAAATCATGTCAAAAAGCTAAAGGTAGTTTTGATTTATACGTTCCCTCTTTGGTAACTCTTGAGGTTACGAAAAGATGTAATTTTGAGTGTTTGCATTGCTATAATCAAGTTGATATTAGTCATAAGGAGTTGACATTGGATGAGATTAATGATATATTTGGACTTTTGTCGGAATATGGTGTTATGAAATTGATAATTACTGGTGGAGAACCTACTCTAAGAAAGGATTTAACAAAAATAATAGAAAAAGCTTCAAGAAAATTTAAATTAGTTACGGTTATTAGTAATGGCTATTTTATAACTGATGATTTTGTAAATAATATTGGTGAATATAAAAATGTAATATTTCAGATTAGTATAGATGGATTAGAAGAGACTCATGATTTAATAAGAGGTAAAAAAGATTCTTTTAAAAGAGCTTTAGAAGCTATTAATAGATTGAATAAAAAAAATATTTATACTGTAGTAGCCTGCACGATAAACCAGTTAAATTTTAGTGAGTTGGCTTTGTTAACAGAAGTTGTTAAAAAGTCAGGAGCAAAACAAATTAGATTTGGAATTCTGATGTATTTAGGAAAAGCAAAGGAGAATCAATATTTGTTTCCAAAGATGCCTTTAGAAAATATTATAAAAATAGTTAATAATTTGAAAAAGAAGTATCAAGATGAGAACTTTTTTGTAGGTGATGCAGATTTCAAAACCGATACTTTGGCATCACAAAATAACTGTGGTGCGGGATATCAATTATTATATATCGATTCTGAAGGCAATGTGTTTCCATGTCCATCATTTAGATACTATTTGGGAAATGTGAGAACTGATAGTCTTTATAATATATTATCTAGCTCTAAATTGGATGTATTAAAGAATTTAGAATCACCAGGCAGTGCATTATGTAGTGAGTGTCGTAATTCGGTATATTGTCATAGTTGCTCTGGTGTTGCATATTCTCTTGATTTTTATAAATGTAGATGGAAAGAACAACTAAGAACTAACTAA